The segment GCCTCCGTCGTCACCCAGCCCATTCCCTGAATGAAGCCTCCGGTAATCTGCCCCATGTCGATTCCCGGGTTGATTGATTTCCCAATGTCCATCAATAAGTCGACTCGTGGAACTCTCAAGTCGCCTGTGAAGCGATCAATTTTCACTTCGGCAACTGCGGCTCCCTGAGTAAAGTACAGAAACGGATTTCCCTTTCCCGTTTCGCGATTGAAATCCACGCCTGGCGTTTTGTAAAAACCTCTCGCGCCCAAATCAATTCGCTCACGTCGGGCTCGATCAGCAAGTTCCGCAAACGCAATGCCGCTTTCGGGCTGCCGCGAATCCGACACGACACCGCCGCGAAAAACAATGTGTGTCGGCGACGGAATCAAGCCAGCGTCGGGATTGGCGAAAAACTCAGCCGCGAACCGGTTCATGCGATCCCGAATTTTCAGGCAGGCGTTGATTGCCGCGGCACCATTAAGATCTGTTCCCGCAGACGCGGCAGTCGGCGAGGTGTTATTGTTCTTTTCGGTAGAAGTCGGCATCACGATCACGTTCTGCCACGCGATGCCAAACTCGTCGGCGACCAACTGGCGAATTTTCGTGTTCAGCCCCTGCCCCATTTCGGTTCCGCCGGTGGAAACCTGAATCGTGCCGTCGGTATAGACGTTTACCAACGCGTTCGCCTGGTTGAGGAACTTCGACGTGAACGAAATCCCGAACTTGACCGGAGTCATCGCCAACCCGCGAAGCGACACCCGATCCGCAGCATTGCTTTCCGCAATCCGCGCGACCCGATTTCGATAGTCTGACGATTCTTCCAGCGTTCGAATCAGCTCCGGAAGATGGTTGCCCGTGAACAGTTGACCGTAGTGAGTTACGTTTCGATCGGTCGTGCCGTACAGATTTCGCTTCCGCACATCGAAGGAGTCAATTTTCAGAAACTCGGCAACTCGTTGGACCACGTTCTCTGTCGCCGCAACGCCCTGCGGCCCGCCAAACCCGCGAAATGCCGTATTGGGAGGCAAGTTCGTGCGACAGACCTGTCCGTTGACTTCGAGATGCTCAATAAAGTAAGCGCTATCCGCGTGCAGCAGCGTTCGCTCCATCACGGAAGTCGAAAGGTCGGCGGTCGCGCCACCGTCGGAGTAGAAATCGATCTTCAGGCCGACCAACGTTCCATCGGGCTCGAAGCCAACTCGCCAACGGCACAGGTAGGGATGTCGCTTGCCAGTGACACACATGTCAGTGTCCTTGTCGTACACGATCCGGGCCGCACGACCGGTTCGCGACGCCACCAGCGCGACCATGATCGCCGGAATCGCGGCCTGGGTTTCTTTGCCTCCAAAGGCGCCGCCCATGCGTTTGCAAGTGCAAACAACCTGATGCATTGAAAGGCCAAGCACTTCAGCGACGACTGCCTGAATCTCCGTCGTGTTTTGCGTGGAAGAGTGGACGACCAATTGGCCCTGCTCGCCGGGGAACGCCAGCGCCGCCTGCGACTCAAGATAAAACTGCTCCTGGCCTTTGATGTGGAATTCGCCTTCAAGCTGGTGCGCAGCCGTCGGGATGGCAGTGTCGGGATCGCCGCGTTTGATTTGACGTTGAGGGCCGATGAAATGCTTGCCAGCGACCGCAGCTTCGATATCGAGCACGGGTTCTTCGGCAGCGAATTCGATTTGAATCAGAGATTTCGCAGCCGAGAGTGCTTCGCGGGTCTCCGCAGCAACAACGACGACCGGTTGCCCGACATACAAAACGCGATCGTTGGAGAGAAATGGCTCATCGCAGATAATCGGGCCAAAAATGTTGTGCTGGCCGACATCCGCGTGCGTGAAGACAGCGACCACGCCATTTTGCTTTTCTGCAGCCTCAGTTTTCACCGACAGAATTCGGCCGTTGGCGATTGGGCTGCCTACGAAACCGACGAAAAGCTCGTCCTCGCGACGCGGCAAGTCGTCGATGAAGGGTGCCGTACCGGTGACGTGGCCGATGGCTGAATCGTGGGGGATCGTGCGTCCAACCGAAGGGCCCGTCGTGGGCTTTGCGGAATGCATTTCGTTCATGCCAGTGCCTCCTGCTGCGACTGGTGGAAGAACTTGAGCAGGATGTTCCGCGTCAGCTGCAGGCGGAAGTCCTTGCTTCCGCGGACATCCGAGATGGGAGTGATTTCACTGACGGCGATGTCTCCCGCCTGTTGCATGGTCGATTCGGAAAAAGTCTGACCACGAAAGAATTCTTCTGTCTTGCGTAGCCGCAGGACGACAGGTCCAACGGCGCCGAGCGCGATGCCGGCTTCCGCGATTTGGTTCCCATCAAAATCCATCCAGATCGCACCAGTGAAAGTCGAGATGTCCATGTCCAGTCGACGTGAAACTTTGTAGAGCTCCAGCTTTCGATTCGGCGGCAGCAACGGGATCCGAATTTTGGTCAGCAGCTCTCCGGGTTGAAGGTCGAACTGTTTGTAGTCCTGGTAAAAATCGTTGATGTTGACCTGACGCGTGCCATCGGAGCCCGTCAGTTCCAGAATCGCATCGCACACAAACAGGAAAGGCAACGAGTCCGCGATGGGCGAGGCGTTAATGATGTTGCCGCCGATCGTTCCCACGTTGCGGATTTGTGGCGAGCCAAAAATGCTGATGATTTTTTTGAATGAATCAAAGCGACCTTCGCAGACCGTTTCGATTTCGCTCCAGGTGGTGTTTGCGCCGGCGACGATTTCGTTTTCTTCGATACTCACTCGCGAAAGTTCAGCGATCCGATTCAGGTTCAACCATCGCGTGGCCTCACATCGGCCTTTGTTGAACTGGACGCCAACATCTGTCGCGCCGGCAACGATTTTTGCGTCCGGGTGCGCGGCCAGAAACTCAGTTGCGTCCGCAAGACAGGTCGGACTGAACACGCTTTGTCCATCGGCTGAATCGAGCTTGATCGAGTCGCTGGACTTCGACGTGATGGATTCCGCCATCGCAGTTTCGTCAAAACGCGCGGCCAGTTTCTCACATCCAACTTTCGATGCCGCAAGGCCCGCAGCCACGATCGGTGCATAGCCTGTACAGCGGCAAAGGTTGCCCGAGAGCCCGCGTCGCCATTCGTCTTCGGTGGGCGAGTTTTCATTCTCAAGCAAGCCTGCCATGGCGACAACGAAACCCGGAGTGCAAAATCCGCATTGCGATCCATGACAGTCAATCATGGACTGCTGCACTGGATGGAGCTGGTCGTTTTTCGAATCGCCGATGCCTTCGACGGTCACGATGTGGCAACCATCCAGCTGAAACACAAACCGGATGCACGAATCGATGACGCGATACTCAAACTGGTTTGCCGAATTCTGCGACGACGATTGAGGAAGTCGCCCGGACAGGACCGAGCATGATCCACAGTCGCCTTCGCTGCAAACGATCTTGGTGCCGCATTTGCCCAAGCGAAGACGCAGGAAGTCTGACAGCGTCAGGAAAGCATCGGTTCCCGACACCTGGTGTTCGGTGCCGTTGACAAAAAGTAGGATATGGTCTCGCATCGGGATACCGCTTTAACAGGAAGGCAGTCTCCAATATAAACGATTGCGCTGTTCTGGGCAGTTCAACCTGGAAGACCGTTGGCGAGTTGCCAGAAAAACCAACGTCGTGCCCGCAAGATGGAAAGCCGTTCCTTTGTCCAAGAGCAATTCTGTTTCCAAAAAGATCGACGCGGAGTTGCTGCAAACAGTCGCCGATCGCGTTGCGGATCGATGTGACACTCTGGCGTCTTTTTCTGATACGCCCAACTCGCTCACACGAACTTTTTGCAGCGATGCGATGAAAGCAACGCATGCTCAGATTCGAAAATGGATGCAAGCGTCGTCGATCGAGAGCCGGCTTGACGCTTTTGGAAACCTGATCGGACGGCACTCCGGCGCGCTCAACGGTTCGCAGCAAGCCGACGTGTTCATGATCGGCTCGCACCTCGACACTGTCGTCAACGCGGGACGATTCGACGGACCGATGGGAGTCATGTTGGGGCTGGGAGTTGCGGAGCTGATTCGCGAATCCGATATCGCCCTGCCCTTTGACATCGACGTCGTCGGTTTTTCGGAAGAGGAAGGAGTCCGTTTCGGTTTTCCATTCATCGGTTCGCTGGGGATTTCGGGCCAGTTCGATCCTGGCGATCTGGATCGTGTCGATGTCAAAGGCGTTACGATGCGACAGGCTCTGGCTGATTTCGGTTGCGATCCGGACAAGTTCGAAGCGGATAGCTATCGATCCGGTTCGCGCGGAAAAGTCATTGGCTTTATGGAAGCGCACCTTGAGCAAGCGACTCGGCTGGAGCAATCGAACTCGCCGGTCGGAATCGTTACAAGTATCGCAGGTCAGACTCGAGGAACGATTGTCATCGAAGGCGTCGCTGGACACGCCGGAACGGTGCCTCATGATCAACGTCGGGACGCGCTTGCTGGAGCCGCCAAGCTGATACTGGATATTGAAAAGCTGGGACAGGAAACGCCCGGACTGTACGCGACCGTTGGAGCCATCACGGCCAAACCCAGCCTTTCAAATGTCATCTGTGGCCATGTAGAGCTAATGCTGGATCTGCGACATGAGCTGGATGAGGTTCGCCTGAAGTCGTTGAAAACAATCGATTTGATGATCCGCGAACTGAGCGCGACTCGGGATCTGGCGGCGCGTATCCATCGAGCTGACCATTCGCCCGCGGTGCCGATGGACGGTGCGTTGACTCGCAGTCTCGAGACCTCAGCAGGCGGCGCACAGAGCAGCGTGGAAATGATGGTCAGCGGAGCCGGGCACGATGCGATGGTGATGGCGAAGCTGGCTCCATCGTGTATGTTGTTTGTCCGATGTCGCGACGGCGTCAGCCATCATCCGGACGAGTTCGTGGCTCCGGAGGACATCCGCGTGGCCCTTGAAGTCATGACGAACGCGTTGATTCAAATCTCCGAAACTTAAACCTCGCCTTCTGGAATCCCATGAACATTTTTGGTCAAACCCGCAGCCATCTGTGTGGCGAATACGCGTTGATCACTCCCGATACGCATGTCGTTTCGCCGCTGTTGGGTTGGGAGAAAGCAACGGCTGTATTCCACATTACGCCCGAAATCGGCGCCCGCTTCGTGCAGTACACCGCCACCGTCGAACCGGGAGGGAAAAGTGGCTTGACAGGTGAAATGGTCCAGCGGTTTATATATGTGCAGTCGGGAAGCGGAACTTTGCAAGTCGGATCCGACGCCCACGAACTGAAGCCGGGTTCGTTCGCTTTCCTGCCTGCCGACACGGACCACCAATTCGAAAGCAAGGACTCATCCACGCTGGTTGTTTTCGAAAAAGCCTACCAAACGCATCCAGACTACGGAGCTCCAGAGCCGGTCGTTGGGCATCGCGATGATGTTCCGGGAGAGCCGTTCATGGGAGACCCGGACGCACGACTGCAAACGCTGTTGCCGATTGAGCCGGAATTCGACATGGCCGTGAACATTTTCACCTACCAGTCAGGCGCGACGTTGCCTCAGGTTGAAATCCATACCATGGAACACGGTTTGTTGATGCTCGAAGGTCAGGGCGTATATCGGCTGTCGCGAGACTACCATCCAGTCGGCGCCGGCGACGTGATCTGGATGGCTTCGTATTGCCCGCAGTGGTTCGTCGCCATGGGCAAAACACCGGCCAGCTATATTTACTACAAAGACATCCACCGCGACCGCCTGTCAGAAAAATAGTTGTCGATTCCGCACATCGAACCAACGAAGCTTTGATCCTACCCAAGCGAGAAATTTCATGAGCATCAAAATTACGGAACAGTCCTACGGCAAAGCCCGGGTTTGTCTCTCGTACATCAAGCGAAACGAAAACCGACATGACTTTGTGCAGCTGACAGCGAACGTTGCACTCGCCGGAGACTTCAATGTGGCCTATTCCGCCGGCGACAACAGCCCGGTGATTCCGACGGATACGATGAAGAACACAGTCTATGCGATCGCTCGCAAGCAAGGCGTCGACAGCATCGAAGCTTTTGCGCGGAACCTCGCCAGCCATTTCTACGATTCGTTCGAGCACGTTTCGACCGCGACCATTTCGATCGAGGAAAGCCTCTGGAATCGGATAGAGATTGACTCCAACAAGCACGACCATGCCTTCGTCGGTGGAGGAAGCGAGCAGAATACTTGCACCGCAACGGCGTCCGCAGAAGGAGTTCAGTTGTCTTCCGGGCTCAAGGGGCTGCAAGTTCTCAAGACCACACAGTCAGGTTTCGAAGGCTTTCTCCAGGACGATTTTACAACGCTCAAACCGACCGATGATCGGATCTTCGCGACCACGATCACTGCCGATTGGACGTGTCAAAAACCCGAAGGTGACTGGTCGAAGACTCGAACGAAAATCCGACAGATGTTGCTTGATGTTTTCGCAACCCAGTACAGCCCTTCGGTGCAAAAGACGTTGTACGAAATGGCCGATGCGGTTCTGGCGGCCTGCCCGGAAATCGGCCAGATCTCATTGAACATGCCCAATCAACATCATCTGTTGGCGGATATTGAAAAGCTGAGCTTGCAGAACGAGAACGATATTTTCGTGCCTACGCCGGAGCCGTTTGGAGTCATCTCGGCCACGATTTCCCGGGAAGTCTGATCGTGGACGTTCAGAATCCGATTGCGATCAAAAGTTCGCGGGTGGTGACTCCCGAGGGCGAAATCTCTGCCGTGGTGCTGATTGAGAACGGTCAAATTCGCCAAGTTCTCGCGTCTGAACTTGCGGCTGAAACAACGATCGATGTGCCCGTCGTCGACTTTGGCGATCTGATCGTTTCCCCGGGTCTGATCGATTCGCATGTCCACATCAACGATCCCGGAACGGACTGGGAGGGCTTTGAGACAGCAACCGCTGCCGCTGCGGCCGGCGGAATCACAACGCTGATCGACATGCCGCTGAACAGCCTTCCCGTGACCACGACAGCAGATTTCTTGGATGCCAAACGTGATGCCGCGAAAGGAAGATGCCACGTTGATGTCGGTTTTTACGGTGGT is part of the Mariniblastus fucicola genome and harbors:
- the xdhB gene encoding xanthine dehydrogenase molybdopterin binding subunit, encoding MNEMHSAKPTTGPSVGRTIPHDSAIGHVTGTAPFIDDLPRREDELFVGFVGSPIANGRILSVKTEAAEKQNGVVAVFTHADVGQHNIFGPIICDEPFLSNDRVLYVGQPVVVVAAETREALSAAKSLIQIEFAAEEPVLDIEAAVAGKHFIGPQRQIKRGDPDTAIPTAAHQLEGEFHIKGQEQFYLESQAALAFPGEQGQLVVHSSTQNTTEIQAVVAEVLGLSMHQVVCTCKRMGGAFGGKETQAAIPAIMVALVASRTGRAARIVYDKDTDMCVTGKRHPYLCRWRVGFEPDGTLVGLKIDFYSDGGATADLSTSVMERTLLHADSAYFIEHLEVNGQVCRTNLPPNTAFRGFGGPQGVAATENVVQRVAEFLKIDSFDVRKRNLYGTTDRNVTHYGQLFTGNHLPELIRTLEESSDYRNRVARIAESNAADRVSLRGLAMTPVKFGISFTSKFLNQANALVNVYTDGTIQVSTGGTEMGQGLNTKIRQLVADEFGIAWQNVIVMPTSTEKNNNTSPTAASAGTDLNGAAAINACLKIRDRMNRFAAEFFANPDAGLIPSPTHIVFRGGVVSDSRQPESGIAFAELADRARRERIDLGARGFYKTPGVDFNRETGKGNPFLYFTQGAAVAEVKIDRFTGDLRVPRVDLLMDIGKSINPGIDMGQITGGFIQGMGWVTTEALIYNEKGELLSHSPTTYKIPAITDLPPDFRCEFFPNEDNLHCVRRSKAVGEPPLLLGSAVWAAVKNALQAMPKSNSIDPNLSLPATGEEILRCLTLLED
- a CDS encoding xanthine dehydrogenase small subunit — translated: MRDHILLFVNGTEHQVSGTDAFLTLSDFLRLRLGKCGTKIVCSEGDCGSCSVLSGRLPQSSSQNSANQFEYRVIDSCIRFVFQLDGCHIVTVEGIGDSKNDQLHPVQQSMIDCHGSQCGFCTPGFVVAMAGLLENENSPTEDEWRRGLSGNLCRCTGYAPIVAAGLAASKVGCEKLAARFDETAMAESITSKSSDSIKLDSADGQSVFSPTCLADATEFLAAHPDAKIVAGATDVGVQFNKGRCEATRWLNLNRIAELSRVSIEENEIVAGANTTWSEIETVCEGRFDSFKKIISIFGSPQIRNVGTIGGNIINASPIADSLPFLFVCDAILELTGSDGTRQVNINDFYQDYKQFDLQPGELLTKIRIPLLPPNRKLELYKVSRRLDMDISTFTGAIWMDFDGNQIAEAGIALGAVGPVVLRLRKTEEFFRGQTFSESTMQQAGDIAVSEITPISDVRGSKDFRLQLTRNILLKFFHQSQQEALA
- a CDS encoding M20 family metallo-hydrolase, coding for MSKSNSVSKKIDAELLQTVADRVADRCDTLASFSDTPNSLTRTFCSDAMKATHAQIRKWMQASSIESRLDAFGNLIGRHSGALNGSQQADVFMIGSHLDTVVNAGRFDGPMGVMLGLGVAELIRESDIALPFDIDVVGFSEEEGVRFGFPFIGSLGISGQFDPGDLDRVDVKGVTMRQALADFGCDPDKFEADSYRSGSRGKVIGFMEAHLEQATRLEQSNSPVGIVTSIAGQTRGTIVIEGVAGHAGTVPHDQRRDALAGAAKLILDIEKLGQETPGLYATVGAITAKPSLSNVICGHVELMLDLRHELDEVRLKSLKTIDLMIRELSATRDLAARIHRADHSPAVPMDGALTRSLETSAGGAQSSVEMMVSGAGHDAMVMAKLAPSCMLFVRCRDGVSHHPDEFVAPEDIRVALEVMTNALIQISET
- the allE gene encoding (S)-ureidoglycine aminohydrolase, coding for MNIFGQTRSHLCGEYALITPDTHVVSPLLGWEKATAVFHITPEIGARFVQYTATVEPGGKSGLTGEMVQRFIYVQSGSGTLQVGSDAHELKPGSFAFLPADTDHQFESKDSSTLVVFEKAYQTHPDYGAPEPVVGHRDDVPGEPFMGDPDARLQTLLPIEPEFDMAVNIFTYQSGATLPQVEIHTMEHGLLMLEGQGVYRLSRDYHPVGAGDVIWMASYCPQWFVAMGKTPASYIYYKDIHRDRLSEK
- the pucL gene encoding factor-independent urate hydroxylase — protein: MSIKITEQSYGKARVCLSYIKRNENRHDFVQLTANVALAGDFNVAYSAGDNSPVIPTDTMKNTVYAIARKQGVDSIEAFARNLASHFYDSFEHVSTATISIEESLWNRIEIDSNKHDHAFVGGGSEQNTCTATASAEGVQLSSGLKGLQVLKTTQSGFEGFLQDDFTTLKPTDDRIFATTITADWTCQKPEGDWSKTRTKIRQMLLDVFATQYSPSVQKTLYEMADAVLAACPEIGQISLNMPNQHHLLADIEKLSLQNENDIFVPTPEPFGVISATISREV